The following coding sequences lie in one Candidatus Nitrospira nitrificans genomic window:
- a CDS encoding YqgE/AlgH family protein — protein sequence MDTELRKGIFLIAAPGLRDPNFRQTVVLLCEHGPEGALGVIVNRPTAMSISEALPQVPVIEGSGHVLYAGGPVQTNQVMLLYRGDQFPDNAHHVFDGVCLGGDVGMVERILTGVGTKESFRAYLGYSGWAPGQLESEMKTGSWITLPADPQAVFEKEPTRVWGDILLTLGEAYQPYVEMPFDPSYN from the coding sequence ATGGACACCGAACTTCGCAAAGGCATCTTTCTGATCGCGGCGCCGGGCCTGCGCGACCCGAACTTCCGCCAGACTGTCGTCTTGCTGTGCGAACACGGGCCGGAAGGAGCGCTCGGCGTCATCGTAAATCGTCCGACGGCCATGTCCATTTCTGAAGCCTTGCCTCAGGTTCCGGTGATCGAGGGATCAGGTCATGTGCTCTATGCCGGGGGCCCTGTGCAGACGAATCAAGTGATGCTGCTCTACCGAGGCGATCAGTTTCCGGACAATGCGCATCACGTGTTCGACGGGGTCTGTCTCGGCGGCGATGTCGGCATGGTCGAACGCATCCTCACCGGTGTCGGGACGAAGGAATCCTTCCGCGCCTATCTTGGATATTCCGGATGGGCGCCGGGCCAGCTGGAGAGTGAAATGAAAACCGGCTCATGGATTACGTTGCCCGCGGACCCGCAAGCCGTGTTTGAAAAAGAACCGACGCGTGTCTGGGGGGATATCCTCCTTACGCTGGGCGAGGCCTATCAGCCATACGTGGAAATGCCCTTCGATCCATCCTATAACTGA
- a CDS encoding DUF3422 family protein: protein MNQSDTSRPGADALLRKLHERPHQPIGRWLRAPAHVQYKAFRMSDPPTQRPASRLEFESLLGHLKISAETTSVRENFGYGVKEAENGERLILIWQAHTEYYNYQLWHVPSQVNGAVTFGPLMFPEYTFPVEPIGSVVCRLDILLTTGMLPPRHELRGLMPGPVLYGSRIFNEQTCVATSFTPDDHGRERYWISVGPSQGDPSRLKDIVDAIVRIETYYHLLLMQKPMFSAAIDQVYKFEQVHLRQREIITSHIGHADSQTLQRWLNTLTQDLLKTNRMAGTLHFELSASLPYDRIVHSTLASLAEKPLESYRPTSDYVLSGITGVAEGYQQLLKRIDTLRSGFEGIITIIRTRIDLILEAQNLALLQSVDKTTKSQVLLQHTVEGLSVIVIAYYVAGLGGYIFKGLQEMGWLKSANLASAIFVPIAIGLAFAVTTFSKKYLHKKLEGEQRVTKTDKPEP, encoded by the coding sequence GTGAATCAGTCAGATACGTCTCGGCCGGGAGCCGACGCCTTGTTGAGGAAGTTGCATGAACGTCCGCACCAGCCGATTGGGCGATGGCTGCGCGCCCCGGCCCATGTGCAGTACAAAGCCTTTCGCATGTCCGACCCGCCGACGCAGCGTCCGGCCAGTCGGTTGGAATTCGAATCGCTGTTGGGACATCTGAAGATTTCCGCCGAGACGACCTCCGTGAGGGAGAATTTCGGCTACGGCGTGAAGGAAGCGGAAAACGGCGAGCGGCTCATCCTCATCTGGCAGGCCCATACGGAATACTATAATTACCAGCTCTGGCATGTGCCGTCGCAGGTGAACGGCGCGGTGACGTTCGGGCCGTTGATGTTTCCGGAGTACACGTTTCCGGTTGAGCCGATTGGGTCGGTGGTCTGCCGATTGGATATTCTGCTGACGACGGGCATGCTCCCGCCGCGTCATGAACTGCGTGGGCTGATGCCGGGCCCGGTTCTGTACGGCAGCCGAATCTTCAATGAGCAGACCTGCGTCGCGACAAGTTTTACGCCGGACGACCACGGACGAGAACGGTACTGGATCAGTGTGGGACCGTCGCAAGGCGATCCTTCCCGCCTCAAAGACATTGTCGATGCCATCGTGCGGATCGAGACCTACTATCATTTACTGCTCATGCAGAAGCCGATGTTTTCCGCGGCCATCGATCAGGTCTATAAATTCGAACAGGTCCACCTGAGACAGCGCGAGATCATCACGAGCCACATCGGACACGCCGATTCACAGACATTGCAGCGCTGGTTGAATACCCTCACTCAGGATCTGCTGAAGACGAACCGCATGGCCGGCACACTCCACTTCGAGTTGTCCGCCTCGCTCCCCTACGACAGGATCGTGCATTCCACCCTGGCGTCGTTGGCCGAGAAACCCCTGGAGTCGTATCGTCCGACCTCGGACTATGTGCTCAGCGGCATTACGGGCGTGGCGGAAGGCTATCAGCAGCTCTTGAAGCGGATCGACACGCTGCGAAGCGGCTTCGAAGGCATTATCACCATCATTCGCACCCGCATCGACTTGATCTTGGAGGCGCAGAATCTCGCGCTGCTTCAGAGCGTCGATAAAACGACTAAGAGTCAAGTGTTGCTACAGCACACTGTCGAGGGATTGTCGGTCATCGTCATCGCCTATTATGTGGCCGGGCTTGGAGGGTATATCTTTAAGGGGCTGCAGGAAATGGGCTGGCTGAAGAGCGCCAATCTTGCCTCGGCGATTTTTGTTCCCATCGCGATCGGGCTTGCCTTCGCCGTCACGACGTTCAGCAAAAAATATCTGCATAAGAAGTTGGAAGGTGAGCAGCGCGTGACCAAAACGGACAAACCGGAACCGTAA
- the uvrA gene encoding excinuclease ABC subunit UvrA: MPNPVPPTPSPHHLIIEGARQNILKNVSLRIPHDQVTAITGVSGSGKSSLAFDTIFAEGQWRYVESLSTYARMFLDKVARPDVDRLINVRPAIAIEQKNQVRTSRSTVGTTTEIADLLRLLFAKIGKPTCPDCRQEARSFQPETVANDLLTRWPDARAMVLFPIPTPSRKEEAALVSSLLTRGFTRMKAGDDIIDLHDVEAPSLHTCPTLFIVLDRLVIRDDHRSRLVEAIETAFREGDGRCSIDIIGHGRQSYSTRFLCQQCGRAFEPLRPILFSFNHPLGACPECKGFGNVLRYDPDLVMPDSTKSLAEGVVEPWSKPSSAWWQKQMLSAMKRHGVDVSAPFTTLPTDTQRLLWEGDKSFDGINDFFEYLEGKRYKLHVRVFLSRYRTPFDCPGCHGSRLKPDALFVKIAGHDIHQATERTVESLAGWVGSLPLRQPEREIAADILRQLTAKLTFLRRVGLGYLTLNRQTKTLSGGEAQRVALANQLGSRLVGTLYVLDEPTIGLHARDTDLLAGILHDLADAGNTVVVVEHDRRMIESADYIVELGPHSGEKGGEIVCAASTAEFKQDRRAITARYLRGEDHIPPPTKRRTGNGTMLVIAGADEHNLKDLFVRIPLGMLVCVTGVSGSGKSTLVEDTLYRAVARAFRVDSLPMGRFKAIKGIEHLKGIKLIDQQPIGRTPRSNPVTYLKAFDEIRRLFASEREALQRGFAPGHFSFNALGGRCERCEGSGVEKLEMYFFEDIYAPCEICEGKRFKPEILKIRYRGKNISDVLNMTVEEALSFFTGTPKLQERLHLLTSIGLGYLRLGQSATTLSGGEAQRLKIAAELKDSSAKDVLYVMDEPTTGLHFEDIKKLLAVLHKLVNAGNTLVVVEHNLDVIKSADWIIDLGPEGGAAGGQIVAEGRPEQVANVPASHTGRFLAQALTS; the protein is encoded by the coding sequence GTGCCGAACCCTGTACCGCCCACTCCGTCGCCCCATCACCTCATCATTGAAGGTGCGCGGCAGAATATTCTCAAAAACGTCTCGCTGCGGATCCCCCACGACCAGGTGACCGCCATTACCGGCGTGTCGGGGTCCGGTAAGTCCTCGCTCGCCTTCGACACGATCTTTGCGGAAGGACAATGGCGCTATGTCGAGTCGCTCTCGACCTACGCCCGCATGTTTCTCGACAAGGTGGCCCGCCCGGACGTGGATCGCCTCATCAATGTGCGGCCGGCCATCGCCATCGAGCAGAAGAATCAAGTGCGCACGTCCCGCTCGACGGTGGGGACGACGACGGAAATTGCCGACCTCCTACGCCTGCTCTTTGCCAAAATCGGCAAGCCGACCTGCCCGGATTGTCGTCAGGAAGCCCGCTCGTTTCAACCAGAGACGGTGGCGAACGATCTGCTCACACGATGGCCCGATGCCAGAGCCATGGTACTGTTTCCCATCCCCACTCCTTCACGCAAGGAAGAAGCGGCCCTCGTGTCATCGCTGCTGACCCGTGGATTCACCAGAATGAAAGCAGGCGATGACATCATCGATCTGCACGATGTCGAAGCGCCCTCGCTCCACACGTGCCCGACCCTCTTCATCGTCCTCGATCGCTTGGTGATCAGAGACGACCATCGTTCTCGTCTCGTCGAAGCGATCGAAACCGCGTTCCGTGAAGGGGACGGACGTTGCTCGATCGACATCATCGGCCATGGCCGGCAGTCCTACAGCACCAGATTTCTCTGCCAGCAATGCGGACGCGCCTTCGAGCCCTTGCGGCCGATTCTGTTTTCGTTCAACCACCCCCTTGGGGCCTGTCCCGAATGCAAAGGGTTCGGGAATGTGTTGCGGTACGATCCTGACCTGGTCATGCCCGACTCCACCAAGTCGCTTGCCGAGGGAGTCGTGGAACCTTGGAGCAAACCCAGCTCCGCCTGGTGGCAGAAACAGATGTTGTCCGCGATGAAACGTCATGGAGTCGACGTCTCCGCTCCGTTCACAACGCTCCCCACGGACACGCAACGCTTGCTCTGGGAGGGCGACAAGTCCTTCGACGGGATCAACGATTTTTTCGAATATCTGGAAGGCAAACGCTACAAACTCCATGTCCGTGTCTTTCTCAGTCGTTACCGCACCCCCTTCGATTGTCCTGGTTGCCATGGCAGCCGCCTGAAGCCCGATGCGCTGTTCGTCAAAATCGCCGGACACGATATCCATCAGGCGACGGAACGAACGGTCGAGAGTCTTGCCGGTTGGGTCGGCTCCCTGCCCCTACGTCAACCCGAGCGGGAGATCGCTGCCGATATTCTCCGACAGCTCACCGCCAAACTGACCTTCCTGCGGCGAGTCGGCCTCGGGTATCTGACGCTCAACCGTCAGACCAAGACGCTGTCCGGTGGTGAGGCACAGCGGGTCGCGCTGGCAAATCAGCTGGGATCTCGGCTCGTCGGCACACTCTACGTCCTCGACGAACCCACGATCGGACTTCATGCGAGGGATACCGACCTCCTAGCCGGCATTCTCCACGATCTTGCCGATGCCGGAAACACCGTCGTGGTGGTCGAACATGATCGCCGCATGATCGAATCAGCCGACTACATCGTTGAACTCGGGCCTCATTCCGGCGAGAAGGGCGGCGAGATTGTCTGCGCGGCATCAACTGCTGAATTCAAACAAGATCGGCGCGCCATCACCGCCAGGTATTTACGCGGCGAAGACCATATTCCCCCGCCCACGAAGCGGCGAACCGGCAACGGCACAATGCTCGTCATCGCCGGAGCGGATGAGCACAATCTCAAAGACCTGTTCGTGCGCATTCCGCTCGGCATGTTGGTCTGTGTCACCGGCGTCTCCGGCTCTGGCAAAAGTACATTGGTCGAAGACACTCTCTACCGCGCCGTGGCCCGCGCCTTTCGCGTGGACTCCCTTCCCATGGGGCGCTTCAAGGCCATCAAAGGCATCGAGCACCTCAAAGGCATCAAGTTGATCGACCAACAACCGATCGGGCGCACTCCTCGCTCCAATCCCGTGACGTACCTCAAAGCCTTCGATGAGATCCGCCGGCTGTTTGCGTCTGAACGGGAAGCGCTGCAGCGGGGATTCGCGCCGGGCCACTTTTCGTTCAATGCACTCGGCGGTCGCTGCGAACGCTGCGAGGGCAGCGGTGTGGAAAAGTTAGAGATGTATTTCTTCGAGGATATCTACGCCCCCTGTGAGATCTGCGAAGGGAAGCGCTTTAAACCGGAGATCTTGAAGATTCGTTACCGAGGCAAGAACATCTCCGACGTGCTCAACATGACCGTGGAGGAGGCGCTCTCCTTCTTCACGGGAACGCCGAAATTACAGGAGCGGTTGCATCTTCTCACCTCCATCGGCCTGGGATATTTACGCCTGGGCCAATCGGCCACCACACTTTCCGGCGGCGAAGCCCAGCGGTTGAAGATCGCCGCCGAGCTGAAGGACTCCTCCGCCAAGGACGTCCTCTACGTCATGGATGAGCCGACGACGGGCCTGCACTTTGAAGACATCAAGAAGCTCCTCGCCGTCCTCCACAAACTCGTGAACGCGGGCAACACCCTGGTCGTCGTCGAGCACAATCTGGATGTCATCAAATCAGCGGACTGGATCATCGACCTCGGCCCCGAAGGCGGCGCAGCCGGGGGACAGATCGTGGCGGAAGGACGGCCGGAACAGGTCGCGAACGTGCCGGCGTCGCATACCGGGCGGTTCCTGGCACAGGCACTCACAAGCTAG
- a CDS encoding heavy metal-binding domain-containing protein, whose amino-acid sequence MILSTTNHIEGKKAVKYLGLVSGDAILGANIFRDFFASIRDIVGGRSAGYEKELRKAKDIALGEMREQAKTLGANAIVGIDIDYETIGANSSMLMVSASGTAVVLE is encoded by the coding sequence ATGATTCTGTCGACGACCAACCATATCGAAGGCAAAAAAGCAGTGAAGTATTTGGGCTTGGTGTCCGGGGACGCGATCCTCGGCGCAAATATCTTTCGGGATTTTTTCGCGTCGATCCGCGATATCGTCGGCGGGCGTTCGGCGGGCTATGAAAAGGAGCTCCGGAAGGCCAAGGATATCGCCCTTGGAGAAATGCGTGAGCAGGCCAAGACCTTGGGCGCCAATGCGATTGTCGGCATCGATATCGACTATGAAACGATCGGCGCCAACAGCAGCATGCTGATGGTCAGCGCGAGCGGCACGGCCGTCGTGTTGGAATAA
- a CDS encoding DUF3147 domain-containing protein, which translates to MTDLGKYMLYFLLGGSIVSVSTYLGSQGKSFLAAMASTFPAITGLTFILLYANGGGTTTVDYAKNLLWFVPPWTVYVVAMILGIPRLGFWTAMAGSLILYMGCIGLLKMMLR; encoded by the coding sequence GTGACCGATCTCGGCAAATATATGCTCTATTTCCTGTTAGGCGGCTCGATCGTGAGCGTGTCCACGTATCTTGGCTCGCAAGGCAAGTCGTTTCTCGCCGCCATGGCCAGCACCTTTCCCGCCATCACCGGCCTCACCTTCATCCTGCTCTATGCGAACGGCGGCGGCACCACGACGGTCGACTACGCCAAGAACTTGCTGTGGTTTGTCCCGCCCTGGACCGTCTACGTCGTCGCGATGATCCTGGGCATTCCGCGCCTTGGCTTCTGGACGGCGATGGCTGGATCACTCATCCTGTATATGGGATGCATAGGATTGCTGAAGATGATGTTGCGATGA
- a CDS encoding CPBP family intramembrane glutamic endopeptidase, which yields MSSRSSPMASGPDRPASAHIVTVGAALPLLPIAGTAGYYGLPTSLKAQLLVQFAPQFLSYIGLSLWAARASQVPIQLGLEKEKILTGLQWGIPTGLLLGGLNTFVILAVYPSLGFDITFLKQTPHGRLPVLVMVPWLICCIALFVEVNFRGFLLGRLADLESQWRGTDSRERPALLALAISSFTFAFDPFLVNTFQHLHWIALWDGLIWGMLWMRTRNLWITIVAHAVEVMVMYSMVRAAIG from the coding sequence TTGAGCTCTCGTAGCTCGCCCATGGCCTCCGGGCCGGATCGGCCGGCTTCAGCTCACATCGTTACCGTGGGAGCGGCACTGCCGCTGCTTCCCATCGCGGGAACCGCCGGCTACTATGGTCTGCCGACTTCCCTCAAAGCGCAGCTCCTCGTTCAATTCGCGCCGCAGTTTCTCTCCTATATAGGGCTGAGCCTCTGGGCCGCCCGCGCCTCGCAGGTCCCCATTCAACTCGGGTTAGAAAAAGAAAAGATACTGACCGGCCTGCAGTGGGGAATTCCGACGGGATTGTTATTAGGCGGTCTGAATACCTTCGTGATTCTGGCGGTCTATCCGTCGTTGGGTTTCGACATCACCTTTTTGAAGCAGACACCGCATGGCCGCCTTCCGGTCCTCGTCATGGTGCCGTGGCTCATCTGCTGCATCGCGCTGTTCGTGGAGGTGAACTTTCGCGGGTTCCTCTTGGGACGGCTGGCCGATCTCGAATCGCAGTGGCGGGGGACCGACTCACGCGAGCGGCCGGCGCTCCTCGCCCTCGCAATCAGCTCATTCACCTTTGCCTTCGACCCGTTCCTGGTGAATACCTTCCAACACCTCCATTGGATCGCACTCTGGGATGGATTGATCTGGGGGATGCTTTGGATGCGGACGCGCAACCTTTGGATTACCATCGTCGCGCACGCCGTCGAGGTGATGGTGATGTACAGCATGGTACGAGCGGCGATCGGGTAA
- a CDS encoding TolC family protein: MIGNSSTRPHPLVVLLFACLGWLSSQSEGWGLDATQPIPAERRETISLADAAVRALQHNLDISISRHNKESRLADIIVEQSKFDPNLSINGQYNRTVNPLNRPVFGGTGVNLNQIRIFDQRNHSVTVDASTNLITGGNFDVNYSPARNSVNQDVATGFLFNPSWTGGLAFTFTQPLLRNAGVAINKTFIKIAQNNAEVEQHVFRDRVMTVVSTVEQTYWELVFANEHLKVAQAALKAAEELLATNRAKAKAGVMSIVDVLQAEAAMASRVEQVLVAEKAIQDQEDQLRRLLNPGEEDLRQDVRLTPADAPVTVLEPLSLQEAIDIAIEQRPEITQAKKQIESGELNKQFARNQLLPTLSFQGTVGLAGLGGDYGETFTRNFSGDFYNYGAGLVLSYPLGNRAAVSTYSKRQLEAKNAEVALANVRQQIIVGIREAVRRVQTDFKRIETTRSARIMAEKQLQAEQERLKVGLSTTRFVLDFQRDLATAQGNELRAVVDYNKSLSNLARHKATTLDRYHLELS; this comes from the coding sequence ATGATTGGCAACTCCTCAACTCGCCCCCACCCGCTGGTAGTCCTGTTGTTCGCCTGCTTGGGATGGCTCTCATCCCAGTCTGAAGGCTGGGGTCTGGATGCCACGCAACCGATTCCGGCGGAACGGCGTGAAACCATCTCATTGGCGGATGCCGCGGTCCGCGCGCTCCAGCACAATCTCGATATCAGTATCAGCCGCCACAACAAAGAAAGCCGGTTGGCTGACATTATCGTCGAACAATCAAAGTTCGACCCCAACTTAAGCATCAACGGTCAATATAACCGGACGGTGAACCCTCTCAATCGACCCGTGTTCGGAGGAACCGGCGTCAACCTGAACCAGATTAGAATTTTCGACCAGCGTAATCATTCCGTGACCGTCGATGCTTCGACCAACCTCATCACCGGCGGTAATTTCGACGTCAACTATAGCCCGGCTCGGAACAGCGTGAATCAAGATGTCGCCACGGGGTTCTTGTTCAACCCTTCCTGGACGGGCGGCCTGGCCTTCACCTTCACCCAGCCGTTGCTCAGAAACGCCGGAGTCGCGATCAACAAGACCTTCATCAAGATCGCTCAGAACAATGCCGAGGTCGAGCAACATGTGTTTCGAGATCGCGTGATGACCGTCGTCTCCACGGTGGAACAAACCTACTGGGAGTTGGTGTTTGCGAATGAACACTTGAAAGTTGCGCAGGCGGCGTTGAAGGCCGCGGAAGAACTCTTGGCCACGAACCGCGCCAAGGCGAAAGCAGGCGTCATGTCGATCGTCGATGTGCTTCAAGCCGAAGCCGCGATGGCATCGCGAGTAGAGCAGGTATTGGTGGCGGAGAAAGCCATTCAGGACCAGGAAGATCAATTACGGCGTCTGTTGAATCCGGGCGAAGAGGACTTGCGTCAAGACGTACGCCTGACTCCCGCCGATGCCCCCGTCACGGTCCTGGAGCCCCTCAGCCTCCAGGAAGCCATCGACATCGCGATCGAACAACGTCCGGAAATCACCCAGGCAAAAAAACAGATCGAGTCCGGTGAACTCAACAAGCAATTCGCCCGCAACCAATTGCTGCCGACACTGTCGTTTCAAGGCACCGTCGGACTCGCCGGCCTCGGAGGCGACTACGGCGAAACCTTTACCAGAAACTTCAGCGGCGACTTCTACAACTATGGAGCGGGACTGGTGCTCAGTTATCCGCTCGGCAACCGCGCGGCTGTCAGCACCTATAGCAAGCGCCAGCTGGAGGCCAAGAATGCGGAAGTCGCGCTCGCGAACGTGCGTCAACAAATCATCGTCGGCATTCGTGAGGCGGTGCGTCGAGTCCAAACCGACTTCAAGCGTATCGAGACCACCCGCTCGGCGCGAATCATGGCCGAAAAACAGCTGCAAGCCGAACAGGAACGGCTGAAGGTCGGCCTCAGCACGACTCGTTTCGTGCTCGATTTCCAACGCGATCTGGCCACGGCTCAGGGTAACGAACTACGGGCCGTCGTCGATTACAACAAGTCGCTGTCCAATCTCGCGCGGCATAAAGCAACTACGTTGGACCGCTATCACCTTGAGCTCTCGTAG
- a CDS encoding M28 family peptidase, with protein MTKRSPSKRVRPSTQIWRSWILFCTALALTLQPPPSLAQLSKTSLEAAIESLSADRMLADIRTLSGPVFNGRQSGTADDLRSAQWVAQEFLAAGLRLPLVGNNSLVVPFFTGKNGASSGAMATSIFTSLMAPEPTLRVGSTDHLTVKTLGSDYFPVFDSPSADIQGQIVFVGYGIVDPTHGIDDYAGVDVSNCIVLFLRGKPEHYPRPVTHADKVRFARNRGALGYLTATGPLLHPYEIRRGVTGSPSAFYGQLPPDQAIPGAWINTALAQELLTESNGTAPDRLRTLQEHLNQAASSQATRTDRYASLHWETATKEGLLVNVLGMIPGTGTEAVIIGAHRDHFGRPGGLLFPGADDNASGTAVIVEVARALAKLESRPSRTILFISFSGEERDLLGSRLYTSRPIIPLDTTRAMINIDHAGVGNGRLTVGVTGLEKEVALAAGKAAGIHDKLDLYGFFPGGDHVPFKEAAVPTVTVVSGGVHPHFHQPTDTADTIEPGLVTATARYVLAMTWQLAYGP; from the coding sequence ATGACCAAACGCTCACCATCGAAACGTGTCCGTCCCTCCACGCAGATCTGGCGCTCTTGGATCCTGTTCTGTACCGCGCTGGCGCTGACACTCCAGCCTCCGCCTAGTCTGGCTCAGTTATCGAAGACGAGCCTCGAAGCCGCCATCGAATCGCTCTCGGCTGATCGGATGCTCGCAGACATCCGAACCCTCAGCGGACCAGTATTCAATGGAAGGCAAAGCGGCACGGCTGATGACCTGCGATCGGCACAGTGGGTAGCGCAAGAGTTTCTCGCGGCCGGGTTGCGGCTGCCCCTCGTCGGCAATAACTCACTGGTCGTGCCTTTCTTCACTGGAAAGAACGGTGCTTCATCTGGTGCGATGGCAACCTCAATTTTCACTTCCCTGATGGCACCTGAGCCGACATTGCGAGTCGGCTCGACAGATCATCTGACTGTCAAAACTCTTGGCTCGGATTACTTCCCCGTCTTCGATTCGCCCTCCGCGGATATCCAAGGTCAAATTGTGTTCGTGGGATATGGCATTGTCGATCCGACTCACGGCATCGACGACTATGCCGGCGTCGACGTGAGCAATTGCATCGTCCTGTTCCTGCGGGGCAAGCCGGAGCATTATCCTCGCCCCGTCACCCACGCCGACAAGGTGAGGTTCGCGCGGAATCGCGGCGCGCTCGGCTATTTGACGGCCACCGGCCCTCTCCTCCACCCCTATGAGATCCGCCGGGGCGTGACCGGGAGCCCCAGCGCCTTTTACGGACAGTTGCCGCCCGATCAAGCCATTCCCGGCGCCTGGATCAACACCGCGCTCGCCCAAGAACTACTTACCGAGTCGAATGGAACCGCTCCCGATCGCCTTCGCACGCTTCAGGAACATTTGAACCAGGCAGCCTCATCACAGGCCACACGCACGGACCGATATGCCTCGCTCCATTGGGAGACCGCAACAAAAGAAGGCCTCCTCGTCAATGTATTGGGAATGATTCCTGGAACCGGAACCGAGGCCGTCATTATCGGAGCCCATCGTGATCACTTCGGTCGTCCAGGAGGGCTACTGTTCCCCGGCGCGGATGACAATGCTTCCGGAACGGCAGTCATCGTGGAGGTGGCCCGGGCCCTCGCCAAGCTTGAGTCACGTCCTTCCCGAACGATCCTGTTCATCTCATTTAGCGGCGAGGAGCGTGACCTGCTCGGCTCCCGTCTCTATACCTCCCGGCCGATCATTCCCCTCGATACCACAAGAGCCATGATCAACATCGACCATGCGGGCGTCGGTAACGGACGACTCACCGTCGGCGTGACAGGGTTAGAGAAGGAAGTCGCTCTCGCGGCAGGAAAAGCCGCAGGCATTCACGACAAACTGGATCTCTACGGATTCTTCCCCGGCGGTGACCATGTGCCGTTCAAAGAAGCAGCCGTGCCGACCGTCACCGTGGTGAGCGGTGGGGTGCATCCTCACTTTCACCAACCGACGGATACCGCCGATACCATCGAGCCAGGACTCGTCACAGCCACTGCTCGGTATGTGCTGGCCATGACTTGGCAGCTGGCCTATGGGCCATGA
- a CDS encoding RNA recognition motif domain-containing protein, whose product MGAKIYVGGLPYSTTEQQLSDLFAAHGAVASARIITDKFTGQSRGFGFVEMSSDAEAQAAITALNGTPLGGRTLTVNEARPQEPRSGGGGRGGFGGGRG is encoded by the coding sequence ATGGGTGCGAAGATTTATGTCGGTGGGTTACCGTATTCAACAACCGAGCAACAGCTGAGCGATCTGTTTGCGGCGCATGGGGCCGTTGCCTCGGCGCGGATTATTACGGATAAGTTCACCGGGCAGTCTCGAGGATTTGGGTTTGTCGAAATGTCGTCTGATGCTGAAGCGCAAGCGGCGATTACCGCTTTGAACGGCACGCCACTCGGTGGCCGTACGTTAACGGTGAACGAAGCGCGTCCTCAGGAACCCCGTTCAGGTGGAGGGGGGCGCGGTGGATTCGGAGGCGGTCGCGGGTAA